One Fusobacterium nucleatum genomic window carries:
- a CDS encoding toxin-antitoxin system YwqK family antitoxin has protein sequence MKKILLSLLLVVSSVLSFGVQRVLYEKLTFPDGYIYYNNEKYTGEIERKNPRTGKVNMVASVKNGELHGMSYSYDENGKVIEEITYNKGLKEGPSKTYYKSGALSAELNYKNDKYEGVQKYYHENGNLQAEIPTRKGVIDGVSKFYDENSKLQEEVLFKNGQKVK, from the coding sequence ATGAAAAAAATATTATTATCTTTATTATTAGTAGTAAGTTCAGTATTATCTTTTGGAGTACAAAGAGTTCTTTATGAAAAATTAACATTTCCAGATGGATATATATATTATAATAATGAAAAATATACTGGAGAAATTGAAAGAAAAAATCCAAGAACAGGAAAAGTTAATATGGTTGCTTCTGTTAAAAATGGAGAATTACATGGAATGTCTTACAGTTATGATGAAAATGGAAAAGTAATTGAAGAGATCACATATAATAAAGGACTAAAAGAAGGACCTAGTAAAACTTATTATAAATCAGGAGCTTTGTCAGCTGAATTAAATTATAAAAATGATAAATATGAAGGTGTACAAAAATATTACCATGAAAATGGAAACTTACAAGCTGAAATTCCAACTAGAAAAGGTGTAATAGATGGAGTATCAAAATTTTATGATGAAAATAGTAAATTACAAGAAGAAGTTTTATTTAAAAATGGACAAAAAGTAAAATAG
- a CDS encoding toxin-antitoxin system YwqK family antitoxin — MKKLLIGLFLVSSVLAFSERVVKGDKAYADDKGIVYVEGEKTPYTGVIEGYDAQGKLEGKVTYKDGKMNGSSKLYYPSGKLQSEATFKDNVQEGLQKDYFEDGKVKYELPYKNGKPEGTAKEFYPNGKLFVEATYKNGIKDGYEKSYYETGALQSEKTIKNGKIDGVSKIYYPNGKLGSEATFKNDVQIGVQKDYYENGKLKAEVPYKNGQVDGTAKAYDENGKVIEQVTYKNGKEVK, encoded by the coding sequence ATGAAAAAATTATTAATAGGTTTGTTTTTAGTAAGTTCAGTATTAGCATTCTCAGAAAGAGTAGTAAAAGGTGATAAGGCTTATGCTGATGATAAGGGTATAGTATATGTTGAAGGAGAAAAAACTCCTTATACTGGTGTAATTGAAGGATATGATGCACAAGGAAAATTAGAAGGAAAAGTCACTTATAAAGATGGTAAGATGAATGGCTCTTCAAAATTATATTATCCAAGTGGGAAGTTACAAAGTGAAGCAACATTTAAAGATAATGTGCAAGAGGGATTACAAAAAGATTACTTTGAAGATGGTAAAGTAAAATATGAACTTCCATATAAAAATGGTAAACCAGAAGGTACTGCAAAAGAATTTTATCCAAATGGAAAACTTTTTGTAGAAGCTACTTATAAAAATGGAATAAAAGATGGTTATGAAAAAAGTTACTATGAAACAGGAGCTTTACAATCAGAAAAAACTATAAAAAATGGAAAAATAGATGGAGTTTCAAAAATATACTACCCAAATGGTAAATTAGGAAGTGAAGCAACATTTAAAAATGATGTACAAATAGGAGTACAAAAAGATTACTATGAAAATGGTAAATTAAAAGCAGAAGTTCCATATAAAAATGGGCAAGTAGATGGAACAGCAAAAGCTTATGATGAAAATGGAAAAGTAATAGAACAAGTAACATATAAAAATGGTAAGGAAGTAAAATAA
- a CDS encoding flavodoxin domain-containing protein, whose product MNKINIVYYSFTGNTLRMVKAFEKGLQEANIPFKSYSVVELKDDNEAFDCEILVLASPANQTEEIEKNYFQPFMKRNAEKFKDKKVYLFGTFGWGTGEFMGIWIKQVEELGAKIVELPMACKGSPNSETKEKLTNMAKKIATM is encoded by the coding sequence ATGAATAAGATAAATATTGTCTATTACAGTTTTACAGGAAATACTTTAAGGATGGTAAAAGCATTTGAAAAAGGACTTCAAGAAGCTAATATTCCTTTTAAATCATATAGTGTTGTTGAATTAAAAGATGATAATGAAGCTTTTGATTGTGAAATTTTGGTCTTGGCTTCTCCTGCAAACCAAACAGAAGAAATTGAAAAAAATTACTTTCAACCTTTTATGAAGAGAAATGCAGAAAAATTTAAAGATAAAAAAGTTTATCTTTTTGGAACTTTTGGATGGGGTACTGGTGAATTTATGGGGATTTGGATTAAGCAAGTTGAAGAATTAGGTGCTAAAATTGTTGAATTACCTATGGCTTGTAAAGGTAGTCCAAATTCTGAAACAAAAGAAAAATTGACTAATATGGCAAAGAAAATTGCCACTATGTAA
- a CDS encoding ISL3 family transposase produces the protein MISLSLANFIKTILNIQDDNISFPEEDYCQIIQKGNYVIKVFKGFIKSSYCSCPHCNSKNIVKNGSRERNIKFIPFQNYNIELNLSIQRHICKDCKKTFSPSTSIAKDNSNISNNLKYTIAQELQENISLTFIAKKYNLSISSVQRIMDECYSDFKVNKDHLPETMCIDEFKSVKNIDGAMSFVFADYQTKNIIDIVEDRRLNSLTEYFSRFSLEARNNVKYICMDMYSPYISLVKSIFPESEIVLDKFHIVNLVSRAFNQTRISIMNSLKDDSLKRKLKLFWKLLQKYYPDLCQEPYYCPSFKYKLSTKKKVDYLLEKSPELDVNFNIYQDILQAIRHNNFKRFENIVKKNLAKKEKVSKQMLTALKTLKKYMKYIENMFKSNITNGLIEGLNNKIKSIKRTAFGYSNFSNFKKRILIQAGIISISA, from the coding sequence GTGATTTCATTGTCTCTAGCTAATTTTATCAAAACTATCTTAAATATTCAAGATGATAATATTTCTTTTCCAGAAGAAGATTATTGTCAGATTATTCAAAAAGGTAATTATGTAATTAAAGTTTTTAAAGGTTTTATTAAATCTAGTTATTGTTCTTGTCCTCATTGTAATTCTAAAAATATTGTTAAAAATGGTTCTAGGGAACGTAATATTAAATTTATTCCTTTTCAAAATTACAATATTGAACTTAATCTTAGTATACAAAGGCATATCTGCAAAGATTGTAAAAAAACTTTTTCTCCTTCTACTAGTATTGCTAAAGATAATTCTAATATTTCTAATAACCTTAAATACACTATTGCGCAAGAACTTCAAGAAAATATTTCTCTTACTTTTATTGCTAAGAAGTACAATCTTTCTATTTCTTCAGTTCAAAGAATTATGGATGAGTGTTACTCTGATTTTAAGGTTAATAAAGACCATTTACCTGAAACTATGTGTATTGACGAGTTTAAATCAGTTAAAAATATTGATGGCGCTATGTCTTTTGTTTTTGCTGATTATCAAACTAAAAATATTATTGATATTGTTGAAGATAGAAGATTAAATTCCTTGACAGAATATTTTTCAAGATTTTCACTTGAAGCTAGGAATAATGTAAAATATATCTGTATGGATATGTATTCTCCATATATTAGTTTAGTAAAATCTATTTTTCCTGAGTCTGAGATAGTATTAGATAAATTTCATATTGTTAATCTAGTTAGTAGAGCATTTAACCAAACTAGAATATCCATAATGAATTCCCTTAAAGATGATTCATTAAAAAGAAAATTAAAACTATTTTGGAAGTTACTCCAAAAATATTATCCTGACCTTTGTCAAGAACCATATTATTGTCCAAGCTTTAAATACAAACTTAGCACTAAGAAAAAAGTGGACTATCTTCTAGAAAAAAGTCCTGAATTAGATGTTAATTTTAATATATATCAAGATATTCTTCAAGCAATAAGACATAATAATTTTAAAAGATTTGAAAATATTGTAAAGAAAAATCTAGCCAAAAAGGAGAAAGTATCTAAACAAATGCTTACAGCTTTAAAGACTTTAAAAAAATATATGAAATATATTGAAAATATGTTTAAATCAAACATTACAAATGGGTTGATAGAAGGTTTAAACAATAAAATTAAGTCAATAAAGAGAACAGCATTTGGATATTCAAATTTTAGTAATTTTAAAAAGCGCATATTAATTCAAGCAGGAATTATATCAATTAGTGCTTAA
- the rpsS gene encoding 30S ribosomal protein S19, with the protein MARSLKKGPFCDHHLMAKVEEAVASGNNKAVIKTWSRRSTIFPNFIGLTFGVYNGKKHIPVHVTEQMVGHKLGEFAPTRTYHGHGVDKKKK; encoded by the coding sequence ATGGCAAGATCATTAAAGAAAGGACCTTTTTGTGACCATCACTTAATGGCTAAAGTTGAAGAAGCAGTTGCTTCTGGAAATAACAAAGCTGTTATAAAAACTTGGTCAAGAAGATCTACAATATTTCCAAATTTTATAGGATTAACTTTTGGAGTATATAATGGAAAAAAACATATACCAGTTCATGTTACAGAACAAATGGTAGGACATAAATTAGGAGAATTTGCACCAACTAGAACATATCATGGACATGGTGTAGATAAAAAGAAAAAATAA
- the rpsJ gene encoding 30S ribosomal protein S10, which produces MASNKLRIYLKAYDHTLLDESAKRIAESAKKSGAIVAGPMPLPTKIRKYTVLRSVHINKDSREQFEMRVHRRMIEIVNSTDKAISSLTSVHLPAGVGIEIKQV; this is translated from the coding sequence ATGGCTTCTAACAAATTAAGAATCTATTTAAAAGCATATGATCACACTTTATTGGATGAATCAGCAAAAAGAATAGCTGAATCTGCTAAAAAAAGTGGAGCAATAGTAGCTGGGCCAATGCCTTTACCTACTAAAATCAGAAAATATACTGTTTTAAGATCAGTGCATATTAACAAAGATTCAAGAGAGCAATTCGAAATGAGAGTGCACAGAAGAATGATAGAAATAGTAAATTCTACAGACAAGGCTATTAGTTCGTTAACATCAGTTCACTTACCAGCTGGTGTAGGAATAGAAATTAAACAAGTTTAA
- the rplW gene encoding 50S ribosomal protein L23, which yields MNVYDIIKKPVVTEKTELLRKEYNKYTFEVHPKANKIEIKKAVETIFNVKVEDVATINKKPITKRHGMRLYKTQAKKKAIVKLAKENTITYFKEV from the coding sequence ATGAATGTTTACGATATAATTAAAAAGCCTGTTGTAACAGAAAAAACAGAACTTTTAAGAAAAGAATACAATAAATATACTTTTGAAGTACATCCAAAAGCTAATAAAATTGAAATAAAAAAAGCTGTTGAAACAATATTCAATGTAAAAGTTGAAGATGTAGCTACAATTAACAAGAAACCAATCACTAAAAGACATGGTATGAGACTTTATAAGACTCAAGCTAAGAAAAAAGCAATTGTTAAATTAGCTAAAGAAAACACAATAACTTACTTCAAAGAAGTGTAA
- a CDS encoding PAS domain-containing protein — METMSNHLPNLDEEKLKFVIELKEKYNAGKISLADARKQLKERVKTLKPYEIAYAEQKLTPFVEDECIKENIQNMMLLFEGVMDTSRPTELPADHPIMCYFRENDDMRELLKEVESLIQFPVIKNQWYELYDKLDLWWKLHLPRKQNQLYSLLEKKGFTRPTTTMWVLDDFVRDELKENRKMLDDGNIEEFIASQTSVAADIIDLIRKEETVLYPTSLAMITPEEFEDMKSGDREIGFTFGELETTSEAKKVTAEENSNISGQGNLAKDLAQLLGKYGFNSGDNQSSELDVAMGKMTLEQINLVFKHLPVDITYVDENEIVKFYSDTAHRIFPRSKNVIGRYVKNCHPPKSVHIVEEIIEKFRSGEQDFVEFWINKPGLFIYISYSAVKDENGKFRGVLEMMQDCTKIRSLEGSQTLLNWESTNSTNKTVEEKVEEVNKEETQTEKSDIKIDLDKIDGDTYLKDLIKVYPKLKEDMIKISDNFKLLQTPLAAVMLPTVTLKKASERGEVELNTLIEKIKEIIKTY; from the coding sequence ATGGAAACAATGTCAAATCATTTACCAAATTTAGATGAAGAAAAATTAAAATTTGTTATTGAATTAAAAGAAAAATATAATGCAGGTAAAATTAGTTTAGCTGATGCCAGAAAACAACTTAAAGAAAGAGTTAAGACTTTAAAACCTTATGAAATTGCTTATGCTGAACAAAAACTTACACCTTTTGTTGAAGATGAATGTATAAAAGAAAATATTCAAAATATGATGCTTTTATTTGAAGGGGTTATGGATACAAGTAGACCTACTGAACTTCCAGCTGATCATCCAATTATGTGTTATTTTAGAGAAAATGATGATATGAGAGAATTATTAAAAGAAGTTGAAAGTTTAATTCAATTCCCAGTTATCAAAAATCAATGGTATGAACTATATGATAAACTTGATTTATGGTGGAAATTACATTTACCAAGAAAACAAAATCAACTTTATTCGCTTTTAGAAAAGAAAGGTTTTACAAGACCTACAACTACAATGTGGGTGCTAGATGACTTTGTTAGAGATGAATTAAAAGAAAATAGAAAAATGCTTGACGATGGCAATATAGAAGAATTTATTGCTTCTCAAACAAGTGTTGCTGCTGATATAATTGACTTAATTAGAAAAGAGGAAACTGTACTTTATCCTACATCGCTTGCTATGATTACTCCTGAAGAATTTGAAGATATGAAATCTGGGGATAGAGAAATTGGATTTACTTTTGGTGAACTTGAAACTACAAGTGAAGCTAAAAAGGTAACAGCTGAAGAAAATTCTAATATTAGTGGACAAGGTAATTTAGCTAAGGACTTAGCACAATTATTAGGTAAATATGGATTTAATTCTGGAGATAACCAATCTTCTGAATTAGATGTAGCTATGGGTAAGATGACATTAGAACAAATCAATTTAGTATTTAAACATCTACCAGTTGATATTACTTATGTTGATGAAAATGAAATTGTTAAATTCTACTCAGACACTGCCCATAGAATTTTTCCTCGTAGTAAAAATGTTATAGGTAGATATGTTAAAAATTGTCACCCTCCAAAGAGTGTACATATAGTTGAAGAAATTATAGAAAAATTTAGAAGTGGAGAACAAGATTTTGTTGAGTTTTGGATAAATAAACCTGGATTATTTATTTATATCTCTTATTCTGCTGTAAAAGATGAAAATGGTAAGTTTAGAGGTGTCTTAGAAATGATGCAGGATTGTACAAAGATTCGTTCTCTTGAAGGTTCTCAAACTCTTTTAAACTGGGAAAGTACTAATTCAACTAATAAGACTGTTGAAGAAAAAGTAGAAGAAGTTAATAAAGAAGAAACTCAAACAGAAAAAAGTGATATTAAGATTGATTTAGATAAAATTGATGGAGATACTTATTTAAAAGATTTAATTAAAGTTTATCCTAAGCTAAAAGAGGATATGATAAAAATATCTGATAACTTTAAACTTTTACAAACTCCACTTGCAGCAGTTATGTTACCTACTGTTACTCTTAAAAAAGCAAGTGAAAGAGGAGAAGTTGAGTTAAATACTTTAATTGAAAAGATTAAAGAAATTATAAAAACATATTAA
- the rplC gene encoding 50S ribosomal protein L3: MSGILGKKIGMTQIFEDGKFVPVTVVEAGPNFVLQKKTEEKDGYVALQLGFDEKKEKNTTKPLMGIFNKAGVKPQRFVRELEVESVDGYELGQEIKVDVLAEVGYVDITGTSKGKGTSGVMKRHGFGGNRASHGVSRNHRLGGSIGMSSWPGKVLKGKRMAGQHGNATVTVQNLKVVKVDAEHNLLLIKGAVPGAKNGYLVIRPAVKKVIG; encoded by the coding sequence ATGTCAGGAATTTTAGGAAAGAAAATTGGAATGACTCAAATTTTTGAAGATGGAAAATTCGTTCCAGTAACAGTTGTAGAAGCTGGTCCTAACTTTGTTCTTCAAAAGAAAACAGAAGAAAAAGATGGATATGTAGCTTTACAATTAGGTTTTGATGAAAAGAAAGAAAAAAACACTACTAAACCTTTAATGGGAATATTCAATAAAGCAGGTGTAAAACCTCAAAGATTCGTTAGAGAATTAGAAGTTGAATCAGTAGATGGTTATGAATTAGGACAAGAAATCAAAGTTGATGTTCTAGCAGAAGTTGGATATGTAGATATCACAGGAACTTCAAAAGGTAAAGGAACATCTGGTGTCATGAAAAGACACGGATTTGGTGGAAATAGAGCTTCACACGGGGTATCAAGAAACCACAGACTAGGTGGATCAATAGGTATGTCAAGCTGGCCTGGTAAAGTTCTAAAAGGAAAAAGAATGGCTGGACAACATGGGAATGCAACAGTAACAGTTCAAAACTTAAAGGTAGTTAAAGTTGATGCTGAGCATAACTTACTTTTAATAAAAGGAGCAGTTCCTGGAGCAAAAAATGGTTACTTAGTAATTAGACCAGCAGTGAAGAAAGTAATAGGATAG
- a CDS encoding toxin-antitoxin system YwqK family antitoxin, with protein sequence MKKILLALFLVSSVLAFSARVVKSTETVVKENIVYVGQEKAPYTGVVESYGDNGVLAGKAEFKDGKMNGASKIYYPNGKLASEASFKDNIQVGVQKDYYENGKVKYEFSYKNGQMDGVAKEYYPSGKIKIEEPYKNGQIDGVAKAYDESGKVIQQATFKNGQQIQ encoded by the coding sequence ATGAAAAAAATATTATTAGCTTTATTTTTAGTAAGCTCAGTATTAGCATTTTCAGCAAGAGTAGTTAAATCAACAGAAACAGTTGTTAAAGAAAATATTGTATATGTTGGACAAGAAAAAGCACCTTATACAGGAGTAGTTGAAAGTTATGGTGATAATGGAGTTTTAGCAGGAAAAGCTGAATTTAAAGATGGTAAAATGAATGGAGCTTCAAAAATATACTATCCAAATGGAAAATTAGCAAGTGAAGCATCATTTAAGGACAACATACAAGTAGGAGTACAAAAAGATTATTATGAAAATGGAAAAGTAAAATATGAATTTTCATATAAGAATGGACAAATGGATGGAGTAGCAAAAGAATATTATCCAAGTGGAAAAATCAAGATTGAAGAACCATATAAAAATGGGCAAATAGATGGAGTAGCTAAAGCTTATGATGAAAGTGGAAAGGTAATCCAACAAGCAACATTTAAAAATGGACAACAAATACAATAA
- the rpsC gene encoding 30S ribosomal protein S3, with the protein MGQKVDPRGLRLGITRAWDSNWYADKKEYVKYFHEDVQIKEFIKKNYFHTGISKVRIERTSPSQVVVHIHTGKAGLIIGRKGAEIDALRTKLEKLTGKKVTVKVQEIKDLNGDAVLVAESIAAQIEKRIAYKKAMTQAISRSMKSPEVKGIKVMISGRLNGAEIARSEWAVEGKVPLHTLRADIDYAVATAHTTYGALGIKVWIFHGEVLPSKKEGGEA; encoded by the coding sequence GTGGGACAAAAAGTAGACCCTAGAGGACTAAGACTTGGGATTACAAGAGCTTGGGATTCTAATTGGTATGCAGATAAAAAAGAGTATGTAAAATACTTCCATGAAGATGTGCAAATAAAAGAATTTATAAAGAAAAACTACTTCCATACAGGGATTTCTAAGGTAAGAATCGAAAGAACATCTCCTTCACAAGTAGTTGTACATATACATACTGGAAAAGCAGGATTAATAATCGGAAGAAAAGGTGCTGAAATAGATGCACTAAGAACAAAACTTGAAAAATTAACAGGTAAAAAAGTAACTGTTAAAGTACAAGAAATAAAAGACTTAAATGGAGATGCAGTATTAGTTGCAGAATCAATAGCTGCTCAAATTGAAAAGAGAATTGCTTACAAAAAAGCTATGACTCAAGCTATTTCAAGATCTATGAAATCTCCAGAAGTTAAAGGAATAAAAGTAATGATTTCAGGAAGATTAAATGGTGCTGAAATTGCTAGATCTGAATGGGCAGTTGAAGGAAAAGTTCCTTTACATACATTAAGAGCAGATATAGATTATGCAGTAGCAACAGCTCATACAACTTATGGAGCATTAGGAATAAAAGTATGGATATTCCATGGTGAAGTTCTTCCTAGTAAGAAAGAAGGAGGGGAAGCTTAA
- the rplV gene encoding 50S ribosomal protein L22, with protein MEAKAITRFVRLSPRKARLVADLVRGKSALEALDILEFTNKKAARVIKKTLSSAIANATNNFKMDEDKLVVSTIMVNQGPVLKRVMPRAMGRADIIRKPTAHITVAVSDEQ; from the coding sequence GTGGAAGCTAAAGCAATAACTAGATTCGTAAGACTATCTCCTAGAAAAGCTAGATTAGTAGCTGACTTAGTGAGAGGTAAATCAGCACTAGAAGCATTAGATATTCTAGAGTTTACAAACAAAAAAGCCGCTAGAGTTATTAAGAAAACATTGTCGTCTGCAATAGCAAATGCGACAAATAACTTCAAAATGGATGAAGATAAATTAGTTGTATCAACTATAATGGTAAATCAAGGACCAGTTTTAAAAAGAGTTATGCCAAGAGCAATGGGAAGAGCAGATATAATCAGAAAACCAACAGCTCATATCACAGTGGCAGTATCTGATGAACAATAA
- the rplB gene encoding 50S ribosomal protein L2: MAIRKMKPITNGTRHMSRLVNDELDKVRPEKSLTVPLKSAYGRDNYGHRTCRDRQKGHKRLYRIIDFKRNKLDVPAKVATIEYDPNRSANIALLFYFDGEKRYILAPKGLKKGDIVSAGSKADIKPGNALKLKDMPVGVQIHNIELQKGKGGQLVRSAGTAARLVAKEGTYCHVELPSGELRLIHGECMATVGEVGNSEHNLVNIGKAGRARHMGKRPHVRGAVMNPVDHPHGGGEGKNSVGRKSPLTPWGKPALGIKTRGRKTSDKFIVRRRNEK; this comes from the coding sequence ATGGCTATTAGAAAAATGAAACCAATTACTAATGGTACTAGACATATGTCAAGATTAGTAAATGATGAATTAGATAAAGTAAGACCTGAAAAATCTTTAACTGTACCTCTAAAATCAGCGTATGGTAGAGATAATTATGGTCACAGAACTTGTAGAGACAGACAAAAAGGACATAAAAGATTATACAGAATCATAGATTTCAAAAGAAATAAATTAGATGTTCCTGCAAAAGTTGCAACAATAGAATATGATCCTAACAGATCAGCAAACATTGCTTTATTATTCTATTTTGATGGAGAAAAAAGATATATATTAGCACCTAAAGGGCTAAAAAAAGGAGATATAGTTTCTGCTGGAAGTAAAGCTGATATCAAACCTGGAAATGCACTTAAATTAAAAGATATGCCAGTTGGGGTTCAAATTCACAATATAGAACTTCAAAAAGGAAAAGGTGGACAATTAGTAAGATCTGCTGGAACTGCTGCAAGACTTGTAGCTAAAGAAGGAACTTATTGCCATGTTGAATTACCTTCAGGAGAATTAAGATTAATACATGGTGAATGTATGGCAACTGTTGGTGAAGTTGGAAACTCTGAACATAACTTAGTGAATATAGGTAAAGCTGGAAGAGCTAGACATATGGGAAAAAGACCTCATGTAAGAGGAGCTGTAATGAACCCAGTAGATCACCCACATGGTGGAGGAGAAGGAAAGAACTCAGTTGGAAGAAAATCACCTTTAACACCTTGGGGAAAACCAGCACTTGGTATTAAAACAAGAGGAAGAAAGACTTCTGACAAATTTATCGTAAGAAGAAGAAACGAAAAATAA
- a CDS encoding toxin-antitoxin system YwqK family antitoxin produces MKKLLAGLFLISSIVAFSNVQTIPYEKMITRGDSNIVYIEGQETPFTGVVEKKFPNGKVEATMNFKNGKLHGKTVTYYQNGNMKSDENFIDGIAQGISKTFYENGQVEYETNYKNQKRDGLEKSYSPTGQLQTEMIYKDGKLEGLSKIYGANGKLEGEAYFKDGQPEGITKEYYPNGILRSEGNYLLGAKHGISKMYYENGKLQSEAIFKNGVLDGVQKDYTVDGKLLRELPFKYNQVNGVAKFYNEQTGKLEYETVYIDNMREGLSKKYYPSGKLLSEVIFKKDKEEGILKAYYESGKPQGEIPYKNGLIHGTVKRYDETGKVVEQVTYKEGKEVK; encoded by the coding sequence ATGAAAAAATTATTAGCAGGATTATTTTTAATAAGTTCAATAGTTGCATTTTCAAATGTACAAACAATCCCTTATGAAAAAATGATAACTCGTGGAGATTCAAATATTGTATATATTGAAGGACAAGAAACACCTTTTACAGGAGTAGTTGAAAAGAAATTTCCAAATGGAAAAGTTGAAGCTACAATGAATTTTAAAAATGGAAAGTTACATGGAAAAACAGTAACTTATTATCAAAATGGTAACATGAAATCAGATGAAAATTTTATAGATGGAATTGCCCAAGGAATATCTAAAACATTTTATGAAAATGGACAAGTAGAATATGAAACAAATTATAAGAATCAAAAAAGAGATGGTTTAGAGAAATCTTATTCTCCAACAGGACAATTACAGACAGAAATGATATATAAAGATGGTAAATTAGAAGGTTTATCAAAAATTTATGGAGCAAATGGTAAACTTGAAGGAGAAGCTTATTTTAAAGATGGGCAACCAGAAGGAATCACAAAAGAATATTATCCAAATGGAATTTTAAGATCAGAAGGAAACTATCTACTTGGTGCAAAACATGGAATCTCTAAAATGTACTATGAAAATGGGAAATTACAAAGTGAAGCTATATTTAAAAATGGTGTATTAGATGGAGTACAAAAGGATTATACAGTAGATGGAAAATTACTTAGAGAATTACCTTTTAAATATAATCAAGTAAATGGAGTTGCAAAATTCTATAATGAACAAACAGGTAAATTAGAATATGAAACTGTTTATATTGATAATATGAGAGAAGGTCTATCTAAAAAATATTATCCAAGTGGAAAATTATTAAGTGAAGTAATTTTCAAAAAAGATAAAGAAGAAGGAATTTTAAAAGCTTATTATGAAAGTGGAAAACCACAAGGTGAAATACCATATAAAAATGGATTAATACATGGAACAGTTAAAAGATATGATGAAACAGGAAAAGTTGTTGAACAAGTAACATATAAAGAAGGAAAGGAAGTAAAGTAG
- the rplD gene encoding 50S ribosomal protein L4 has protein sequence MAVLNIYNLAGEQTGTVEVKDTVFGIEPNKVVLHEVLTAELAAARQGTASTKTRAMVRGGGRKPFKQKGTGRARQGSIRAPHMVGGGVTFGPHPRSYEKKVNKKVRNLALKSALSAKVAAGNVLVLDYDGIETPKTKVIVNLVNKVDAKQKQLFVVGDLIKDYNLYLSARNLENAVILQPNEIGVYWLLKQEKVILTKEALATVEEVLG, from the coding sequence ATGGCAGTTTTAAACATATACAACTTAGCAGGAGAACAAACTGGTACTGTTGAAGTTAAAGATACAGTGTTTGGGATTGAACCTAATAAAGTAGTTCTTCATGAAGTACTTACTGCTGAATTAGCAGCTGCTAGACAAGGTACAGCTTCTACTAAGACTAGAGCAATGGTTAGAGGTGGAGGAAGAAAACCTTTCAAACAAAAAGGTACTGGTAGAGCAAGACAAGGTTCAATAAGAGCACCTCATATGGTAGGTGGAGGAGTTACATTTGGTCCTCATCCAAGATCATATGAAAAGAAAGTTAATAAAAAAGTTAGAAATCTAGCACTAAAATCTGCTTTATCTGCAAAAGTTGCAGCTGGAAATGTTTTAGTATTAGACTATGATGGAATAGAAACACCTAAAACAAAAGTGATAGTAAATTTAGTAAATAAAGTTGATGCAAAACAAAAACAATTATTTGTAGTTGGAGATTTAATAAAAGATTACAATTTATACTTGTCAGCAAGAAATTTAGAAAATGCAGTAATTTTACAACCAAATGAAATTGGTGTTTACTGGCTTTTAAAACAAGAAAAGGTAATCCTTACTAAAGAAGCATTAGCTACTGTAGAGGAGGTACTAGGATAA